The nucleotide window TGAAGGGCGATATAAAAATCATCAGTCATCTCAACAAATTGCTTGGAAATGAGTTAGTTGCTGTTAATCAGTATTTCCTGCACGCGCGGATGTTCAAAAATTGGGGGCTGATACGCTTAAACGATATCGAATACCATGAGTCTATCGATGAGATGAAGCATGCGGACAAATATATAGAACGCATCCTTTTTCTTGAAGGCATTCCCAATTTGCAGGATCTTGGCAGGCTGCGTATCGGGGAAGATGTGGAAGAGATGCTGAAGTCAGATTTGCAGCTTGAACTGGAGGGGGCAAGGGATCTCCGGGAAGCGATCGCCCATGCAGACAAAGTCCACGATTATGTCAGCCGGGATATGATGATTACCATTCTGGAAGATGAAGAGCATCATATCGATTTTCTGGAAACGGAACTCGACCTGATAAGCAAAATTGGCATACAGAATTATCTGCAGTCACAAATTAAAGTAGAAGAGTAATACAGGACAGAAAGATGCAGTTGTATAAATTTACGCCGCTGAAACAGAGACTTCAGCGGCGTTACTGTTTCTGAACCTGACTGATACCTCCTGTTTCCCATCCGCCTTCTTCAGCACCTCCGATAAACAGGTTGCTTTATGTGCTCAGGCACGTATAATGCGCGGGCTTGTCAGAAATGACGGCCCGGTTCAATCTGAACCGCAGGCGAGCAATCTGCTCACCTGACAATACTCCCGATAGGGGAGTTATGTGCAGACGATTACACTCACCCATCAATCGTAATGGGTATGAGTAGTAATCTTTTCGTTTATAAATAATTGGAGCTCTGGTCTCATGCAGAACCAAAGAATCCGTATCCGTCTTAAAGCGTTTGATCATCGTCTGATTGATCAATCAACTGCGGAAATCGTTGAGACTGCCAAGCGCACTGGTGCGCAGGTACGTGGTCCCATCCCGCTGCCGACCCGCAAAGAGCGTTTTACCGTTCTGATCTCCCCGCACGTCAATAAAGATGCGCGCGATCAGTACGAAATTCGTACTCACAAGCGTCTGGTTGACATCGTTGAGCCAACTGAAAAAACGGTTGATGCTCTGATGCGTCTGGATCTGGCTGCAGGTGTAGACGTGCAGATCAGCCTGGGTTAATCAGGTCATTGAGCGATTGAGAGGTTGAAACAATGATTGGTTTAGTCGGTAAAAAAGTGGGCATGACTCGTATCTTCACTGAAGATGGCGTTTCTATCCCAGTAACCGTGATTGAAATTGAAGCAAACCGCGTAACTCAGGTTAAGAGCCTGGAAAACGACGGCTACACTGCTATCCAGGTAACTGCCGGTGCTAAAAAAGCTAACCGTGTCACTAAGCCTGAAGCAGGCCATTTTGCTAAAGCTGGCGTTGAAGCTGGCCGTGGTCTGTGGGAATTCCGTACCGCTGAAGGCGCAGAGTTCACCGTAGGTCAGAGCATTAACGTTGATATTTTCGCTGACGTGAAAAAAGTTGACGTGACTGGTACATCTAAAGGTAAAGGTTTTGCCGGTACTGTTAAGCGCTGGAACTTCCGTACTCAGGATGCTACTCACGGTAACTCCTTGTCTCACCGCGTTCCGGGTTCTATCGGTCAGAACCAGACTCCGGGCAAAGTGTTCAAAGGCAAGAAAATGGCAGGCCAGCTGGGTAATGAGCGCGTAACCGTTCAGAGCCTGGACGTAGTACGCGTTGACGCTGAGCGCAACCTGCTGCTGGTTAAAGGTGCAGTTCCCGGTGCTACCGGTTGCGACCTGATCGTTAAACCAGCTGTGAAGGCGTAAGGGGATAGCAATGGAATTAGTATTGAAAGACGCGCAAAGCGCGCTGACTGTTTCCGAAACTACCTTCGGTCGTGATTTCAACGAAGCGCTGGTACATCAGGTTGTTGTTGCGTATGCAGCAGGTGCCCGTCAAGGTACTCGTGCTCAGAAGACCCGTGCTGAAGTTACTGGTTCCGGCAAAAAGCCGTGGCGCCAGAAAGGTACCGGCCGTGCGCGTGCAGGTTCTGTAAAGAGCCCAATCTGGCGTTCCGGTGGTGTATCCTTCGCTGCAAAGCCGCAGGACCACAGTCAAAAAGTTAACAAAAAGATGTACCGCGGCGCGCTGAAAAGCATCCTGTCCGAACTGGTACGTCAAGATCGTCTGATCGTTGTCGAGCAGTTCTCTATTGAAGCGCCTAAAACTAAGCTGCTGGTAGAGAAATTGAAAGACATGGCTCTGGAAGACGTGCTGATCATCACTGGCGAACTGGAAGAGAACCTGTTCCTGGCCGCTCGCAACCTGTACAAGGTTGACGTACGTGATGCAGCGGGTATCGACCCAGTTAGCCTGATCGCCTTCGACAAAGTCGTTATGACTGCTGACGCAGTTAAGCAAGTTGAGGAGATGCTGGCATGATCCGTGAAGAACGTCTGCTGAAAGTACTGCGCGCGCCGCACGTATCTGAAAAAGCGTCTGCTGCGATGGAAAAAACCAACACCATCGTTCTCAAAGTTGCTAAAGACGCGACCAAAGCAGAAATCAAAGCCGCTGTACAGAAGCTTTTCGAAGTGGAAGTAGAGGTCGTTAACACCCTGGTAGTTAAAGGGAAAGTTAAACGTTCCGGTCAGCGTATTGGTCGTCGTAACGACTGGAAAAAAGCTTACGTCACCCTGAAAGAAGGCCAGAATCTGGACTTCGTCGGCGGCGCTGAGTAAGTCGGAGGAGAAGAACAATGGCAGTTGTTAAGTGTAAACCGACATCTCCGGGTCGTCGCCATGTAGTTAAAGTGGTGAATGCGGAGCTGCACAAGGGCAAACCATTCGCCCCGCTGGTAGAAAAAAACAGCAAATCCGGTGGCCGTAATAACAATGGTCGCATCACTACCCGTCATATCGGTGGTGGTCACAAGCAGGCTTACCGTATTATTGACTTCAAACGCAATAAAGATGGTATCCCGGCAACCGTTGAACGTCTTGAGTACGATCCGAACCGCTCTGCGAACATCGCACTGGTTCTGTACAAAGATGGCGAGCGCCGTTACATCCTGGCCCCTAAAGGCCTGAAAGCTGGCGACCAGATTCAGTCTGGCGTTGATGCTGCGATCAAAGCGGGTAACACCCTGCCGATGCGTAACATCCCAGTGGGTTCTACCGTGCATAACGTAGAAATGAAACCAGGCAAAGGCGGACAGATTGCTCGCTCAGCTGGTGCTTACGTGCAGATCGTTGCGCGTGAAGGTTCCTACGTCACCCTGCGTCTGCGTTCAGGTGAAATGCGTAAAGTCGAAATCGACTGCCGCGCAACCCTGGGCGAAGTCGGCAACGCTGAGCACATGCTTCGCGTTCTGGGTAAAGCCGGTGCTGCTCGTTGGCGTGGTGTTCGTCCTACCGTTCGCGGTACTGCGATGAACCCAGTCGACCACCCACACGGTGGTGGTGAAGGTCGTAACTTTGGTAAGCACCCGGTAACCCCGTGGGGCGTTCAGACCAAAGGTAAGAAGACCCGCAGCAACAAGCGTACTGATAAATTTATCGTACGTCGCCGTAGCAAATAATTTTAGAGGATAAGCCATGCCACGTTCTCTCAAGAAAGGTCCTTTTATTGACCTGCACTTGCTGAAGAAGGTAGAGAAAGCGGTGGAAAGCGGAGACAAGAAGCCTTTGCGCACCTGGTCCCGTCGTTCAACGATCTTCCCTAACATGATCGGTTTGACCATCGCTGTCCATAATGGTCGTCAGCACGTTCCTGTCTTTGTATCCGACGAAATGGTCGGCCACAAACTGGGTGAATTTGCACCGACTCGTACTTATCGCGGCCACACGGCTGATAAGAAAGCCAAGAAACGCTAACAGGAGGAAGAGATGGAAACTATCGCTAAACATCGCCACGCTCGTTCTTCTGCTCAGAAGGTTCGCCTGGTAGCAGATCTTGTACGCGGTAAGAACGTGTCGCAGGCTCTGGACATTTTGACCTACACCAATAAGAAAGCGGCTGTACTGGTCAAGAAGGTTCTGGAATCTGCCATTGCTAACGCCGAGCACAACGATGGCGCTGACATTGATGATCTGAAAGTTACGAAGATCTTCGTAGACGAAGGCCCAAGCATGAAGCGCATTATGCCTCGTGCAAAAGGTCGTGCAGATCGCATCCTGAAGCGCACCAGCCACATTACTGTGGTTGTGTCCGATCGCTGAGACTCTGGAGACTAGCAATGGGTCAGAAAGTACATCCTAATGGTATTCGCCTGGGTATTGTTAAACCCTGGAACTCTACCTGGTTCGCCAATACCAAAGAATTCGCTGACAACCTGGACAGCGACTTTAAAGTACGTCAGTTCCTGACTAAAGAACTGGCTAAAGCGTCTGTATCTCGTATCGTTATCGAGCGTCCAGCTAAGAGCATCCGTGTGACTATTCACACTGCTCGCCCTGGTATCGTTATCGGTAAGAAAGGCGAAGACGTAGAAAAACTGCGCAAGGTCGTAGCGGATATCGCTGGCGTTCCTGCACAGATCAATATCGCTGAAGTCCGTAAGCCGGAACTGGACGCTAAATTGGTTGCTGACAGCATCACTTCACAGCTGGAGCGTCGTGTGATGTTCCGTCGTGCTATGAAGCGTGCTGTACAGAACGCAATGCGTCTGGGCGCTAAAGGGATCAAAGTTGAAGTTAGTGGCCGTCTGGGCGGTGCTGAAATCGCGCGTACCGAATGGTACCGTGAAGGCCGCGTGCCGTTGCACACCCTGCGTGCTGACATTGACTACAACACCTCTGAAGCGCACACCACTTATGGTGTAATCGGCGTTAAGGTATGGATCTTCAAAGGTGAGATCCTGGGTGGTATGGCTGCTGTTGAACAACCGGAACCGGCTGCTCAACCTAAAAAGCAGCAGCGTAAAAGCCGTAAGTAAGGAGAGTCGCTGATGTTACAACCAAAGCGTACAAAATTCCGTAAAGTGCATAAAGGCCGCAACCGTGGTCTGGCGCAGGGCACGGATGTTAGCTTCGGTACTTTCGGTTTGAAAGCTGTTGGCCGTGGTCGTCTGACCGCTCGTCAGATCGAAGCAGCACGTCGTGCTATGACCCGTGCAGTTAAGCGTCAAGGTAAAATTTGGATCCGTGTATTCCCGGACAAACCAATTACCGAGAAGCCGCTGGAAGTGCGTATGGGTAAAGGTAAAGGTAACGTGGAGTATTGGGTTGCCTTGATCCAGCCGGGTAAAGTCCTGTATGAAATGGACGGCGTTCCGGAAGAGCTTGCCCGTGAAGCATTCAAGCTGGCAGCAGCAAAACTGCCTATCAAAACCACCTTTGTAACTAAGACGGTGATGGAATGAAAGCAACAGAGCTGCGTGAAAAAAGCGTTGAAGAGCTGAACACTGAGCTGCTAAACCTGCTGCGTGAGCAGTTTAACCTGCGCATGCAGGCAGCATCCGGCCAGCTGCAACAGTCTCATCTGTTGAAGCAAGTGCGTCGTGATGTTGCACGCGTTAAGACTTTACTGACTGAGAAGGCGGGTGCGTAATGACCGATAAAATCCGTACTCTGCAAGGTCGTGTGACTAGTGACAAAATGGAGAAATCCATGACCGTTGCTATCGAACGTTTTGTGAAACACCCTATCTACGGTAAATTCATCAAGCGTACGACTAAACTGCACGTACATGACGAGAACAACGAATGCGGTATCGGCGACGTGGTAGAAATCCGCGAATGCCGTCCGCTGTCCAAGACTAAGTCCTGGACTCTGGTTCGCGTTATTGAGAAAGCTATTATGTAATCGGGCCTCAAGCCCGCTACAGGTTAGCGAAATTGCGATCGGTGGGTTTCCTGCCGATCGCATCTCTAAAGGAATATCCGGTGTCTTCTGACCCCGGATATTTTTTTGCCTCTTTTCTGGATCGCTCGCTCGGTTGAGTTCAAGTGCGGTTTACGCTGTACAGCCTTTATTCATCGCGCTTTACCGGCTGCTGAAGGCTTTGACAGAGATATCCAGTCAGGGGGAGGGAGCATATAAGGTTGTATCGGGCTACGGGGTTGTGTAGAATGCTGCGCTCGCCTGATTTTATCAAGTATCCCCATTAGTGTGATTATTTATCTATCCATAATTTGGAAGCGGTGTTATAATGCTGCGCCCTCATTTGTGGGGTTTTATATACGACCTGATTCAAGGTCCCGAAGTAGTAGTTGACATAAGCGGAGCACTGAAATGATCCAAGAACAGACTATGCTGACCGTCGCCGACAACTCCGGTGCACGTCGCGTAATGTGTATCAAGGTTCTGGGTGGCTCGCACCGTCGCTATGCAGGCGTAGGCGATATCATCAAAATTACCATCAAGGAAGCAATTCCTCGCGGTAAGGTTAAGAAAGGTGATGTGCTGAAAGCGGTAGTGGTGCGCACCAGGAAGGGTGTTCGTCGCCCGGACGGTTCTGTCATTCGCTTCGATGGCAATGCATGCGTTATTTTAAATAATAACAGTGAGCAGCCAATCGGTACGCGTATTTTTGGGCCGGTAACTCGTGAACTTCGTACTGAAAAGTTCATGAAAATTATCTCTCTGGCACCAGAAGTACTCTAAGGAGCGAAAAATGGCAGCTAAAATCCGTCGCGATGACGAAGTTATCGTGCTGACCGGCAAAGATAAAGGTAAGCGCGGTAAAGTTAAAAATGTCCTGTCTTCTGGCAAGGTCATTGTTGAAGGTATCAACCTGGTTAAGAAACATCAGAAGCCGGTTCCGGCCCTGAACCAACCAGGTGGCATCGTTGAAAAAGAAGCTGCTATTCAGGTTTCTAACGTTGCGCTTTACAACACTGCCACCGGTAAGGCTGACCGTGTAGGCTTTAGATTCGAAGACGGCAAAAAAGTCCGTTTCTTCAAATCTAACAGCGAAACTATCAAGTAATTTGGAGTAGTACGATGGCGAAACTGCATGATTACTACAAAGACGAAGTAGTTAAACAACTCATGACTGAGTTTAACTACATTTCTGTCATGCAAGTCCCTCGGGTCGAGAAGATCACCCTGAACATGGGTGTTGGTGAAGCGATCGCTGATAAGAAACTGCTGGATAATGCAGCAGCTGACTTAGCAGCAATCTCCGGTCAAAAGCCGTTTATCACCAAAGCACGCAAATCAGTTGCAGGCTTCAAAATCCGTCAGGGCTATCCGATCGGCTGTAAAGTGACTCTGCGTGGTGAACGCATGTGGGAGTTCTTTGAGCGTCTGATTTCTATTGCTGTTCCACGTATTCGTGACTTCCGTGGCTTGTCCGCTAAGTCTTTCGATGGTCGTGGTAACTACAGCATGGGCGTTCGTGAGCAGATCATCTTCCCAGAGATCGACTATGACAAAGTCGACCGCGTTCGTGGTTTGGATATCACCATTACCACTACTGCGAAATCTGATGATGAAGGCCGCGCACTGTTGGCTGCTTTTAACTTCCCGTTCCGCAAGTAAGGCAGGGTTACTGATGGCTAAGCAATCGATGAAAGCACGCGAAGTCGTTCGCGTGAAACTGGCTGACAAGTACCGCGCTAAACGCGAGGAACTGAAAGCTATCATTTCTAGTGTGAACTCATCCGACGAAGATCGTTGGAATGCTGTTCTCAAGCTGCAAACTCTGCCGCGTGATTCCAGCCCGTCTCGTCAGCGCAAGCGCTGCCGCCAAACTGGCCGTCCACATGGTTATGTGGGCAAATTCGGGTTGAGCCGCATCAAGTTACGTGAAGCCGCCATGCGCGGTGAAGTACCAGGCTTGAAAAAGGCTAGCTGGTAATTACCAATTGAATCACGGGAGTAAATACAGATGAGCATGCAAGATCCGATCGCGGATATGCTGACCCGTATCCGTAACGGTCAAGCCGCGAACAAAGTTGCGGTGACCATGCCTTCCTCCAAGCTGAAATTGGCAATTGCCAAGCTGCTGAAGGAAGAAGGATATATCGAAGAATTTAAAATCGAAGGCGACACCAAGCCAGAACTGGAACTGACTCTTAAGTATTTCCAGGGCAAGGCTGTGGTAGAAAGCATTCAGCGTGTTAGTCGTCCAGGTCTGCGCATCTACAAACGCAAAGACGAGCTGCCAAAAGTTATGGCAGGACTGGGTATCGCTGTTGTTTCTACCTCTAAAGGTGTTATGACCGATCGTGCAGCGCGCCAGGCTGGTCTTGGTGGCGAAATTATCTGCTACGTAGCTTAAGGAGGAATTTATGTCTCGTGTTGCTAAAGCACCTGTCGTGATTCCTGCCGGCGTAGAGGTAAAACTCGACGGTCAGGTTATTTCGATTAAAGGTAAAAACGGCGAGCTGACTCGTACTCTTAACGCTGCTGTAGAAGTAAAGCATGCTGACAACACCCTGACTTTCGCTCCGCGCGAAGGCTTCACGGATGGTTGGGCGCAGGCTGGTACTTCTCGTGCACTGTTGAACAGTATGGTTATCGGTGTTACCGAAGGCTTCTCTAAGAAGTTGCAGCTGGTTGGTGTAGGTTATCGTGCAGCCATTAAAGGCAACGCTGTGAGTCTGGCCCTGGGCTTTTCTCACCCTGTTGAACATGCGCTGCCTGCCGGAATCACTGCTGAATGTCCAACTCAGACTGAAATCGTGCTGAAAGGCGCTGATAAACAGCTGATTGGTCAGGTAGCAGCAGATCTGCGCGCCTACCGTCGTCCTGAGCCTTATAAAGGCAAGGGTGTTCGTTACGCCGACGAAGTCGTGCGTACCAAAGAGGCTAAGAAGAAGTAAGGTAACACTATGGATAAGAAATCTGCTCGTATCCGTCGTGCGACCCGCGCACGCCGCAAGCTCAAAGAGCTGGGTGCAACTCGCCTGGTGGTACATCGTACCCCGCGTCATATTTACGCACAGGTAATTGCTCCAAACGGTTCTGAAATCCTGGTTGCTGCTTCTACAGTAGAAAAAGCAATCGGTGAGCAACTGAAGTACACAGGAAACAAAGACGCCGCCGCAGCTGTTGGTAAAGCAGTCGCTGAGCGCGCAATCGAAAAAGGCATCACAAATGTTTCTTTCGACCGCTCTGGTTTCCAATATCATGGTCGTGTCCAGGCACTGGCAGATGCTGCCCGTGAAGCTGGCCTACAGTTCTAAGGTAGAGGTGTAAGATGGCACACATCGAAAAACAAGCTGGCGAACTGCAGGAAAAGCTGATCGCGGTAAATCGCGTATCTAAAACCGTTAAAGGCGGTCGTATCTTCTCCTTCACTGCTTTGACAGTGGTTGGCGACGGTAACGGTCGTATCGGTTTTGGTTACGGTAAAGCGCGTGAAGTTCCAGCAGCGATCCAGAAAGCGATGGAAAAAGCTCGTCGCAATATGATTAACGTCGCGCTGAACAACGGCACCCTGCAGCACCCTGTTAAAGGCGTGCACACTGGGTCTCGTGTGTTCATGCAGCCGGCTTCTGAAGGTACCGGTATCATCGCCGGCGGTGCAATGCGCGCCGTACTGGAAGTCGCTGGGGTTCATAACGTTCTGGCTAAAGCCTACGGTTCCACTAACCCGATTAACGTGGTTCGTGCAACGCTGGATGGCCTGGCCAACATGAATTCCCCAGAAATGGTCGCTGCCAAGCGTGGCAAATCCGTTGAAGACATTCTGGGGTAATGACCATGGCTAAGACTATTAAGATTACTCAAACCCGCAGTTCGATCGGCCGTTTGCCAAAACACAAGGCAACGCTGCTTGGCCTGGGTCTGCGTCGTATTAACCACACCGTAGAGCGTGAAGACACGCCAGCTGTACGCGGTATGGTTAACGCGATTTCCTACATGGTTAAAGTGGAGGAGTAACAGATGCGTTTAAATACTCTGTCTCCGGCCGAAGGGTCTAAGCACGCTCCTAAACGTTTAGGTCGTGGTATTGGTTCTGGCCTCGGTAAGACCGGTGGTCGTGGTCACAAAGGTCAGAACTCTCGTTCTGGCGGTGGCGTACGTCGCGGTTTCGAAGGTGGTCAGATGCCTCTGTACCGTCGTCTGCCGAAATTCGGTTTCACCTCTCGCAAAGCAGCAGTAACCGCAGAAGTGCGTCTGTCTGACCTGGCGAAAGTTGAAGGCGGTATCGTCGACCTGAACACGCTGAAAGCAGCTAACATTATCGGTATTCAGATTGAATTCGCTAAAGTTATCCTGTCTGGCGAAGTCTCTGCACCGGTAACGGTTCGCGGTCTGCGTGTCACTAAAGGCGCTCGTGCTGCAATCGAAGCTGCTGGCGGTAAAATTGAGGAATAAGTAGCAGATGGCTAAGCAACCAGGATTAGATTTTCAAAGTGCCAAAGGCGGTTTTGGCGAACTAAAACGCAGACTTCTGTTTGTGATTGGTGCGCTGATTGTTTTCCGTATTGGTTCTTTTATTCCGATCCCTGGTATTGATGCCACTGTACTTGCCAAACTGCTTGAGCAACAGCGTGGCACCATCATTGAAATGTTTAACATGTTCTCTGGTGGTGCTCTCAGCCGTGCTTCTATTTTTGCTCTGGGTATTATGCCGTATATTTCGGCCTCTATTATTATCCAGCTGCTGACGGTGGTTCATCCGGCGTTGGCAGAGATCAAAAAAGAAGGGGAGGCTGGCCGTCGTAAGATTAGCCAGTACACCCGTTACGGTACGTTAGTATTGGGTATATTTCAGTCTATCGGTATTGCTACCGGTCTGCCGAATATGCCTGGAATGCAGGGCCTGGTGTTAAACCCAGGCTTTGCTTTCTACTTTACTGCTGTTGTCAGCCTGGTCACAGGAACAATGTTCCTGATGTGGCTGGGTGAACAGATTACTGAGCGAGGTATCGGTAACGGTATCTCAATCATTATCTTCGCTGGTATTGTTGCGGGTTTGCCGCCGGCCGTTGGCCATACTATCGAGCAAGCAAGGCAAGGCGACCTGCACTTCCTCCTGTTGCTGTTGGTTGCAGTTCTCGTATTTGCAGTGACCTTCTTCGTTGTTTACGTTGAGCGTGGTCAACGCCGCATTGTGGTGAACTATGCGAAACGTCAGCAAGGCCGTCGTGTCTATGCTGCACAGAGCACACATTTACCGTTGAAAGTGAACATGGCTGGCGTTATTCCAGCAATCTTTGCTTCCAGCATTATTCTGTTCCCTGCGACCATTGCTTCCTGGTTCGGGGGCGGTACCGGTTGGAACTGGCTGACGACGATTTCGATGTATTTGCAGCCCGGACAACCGCTTTATGTGTTACTCTATGCGACTGCAATCATCTTCTTCTGTTTCTTCTACACTGCGCTGGTATTCAACCCGCGTGAAACAGCAGATAACCTGAAGAAGTCCGGTGCATTTGTACCAGGAATTCGTCCGGGAGAACAGACGGCTAAGTACATCGATAAAGTAATGACTCGCCTGACTTTGGTTGGTGCGCTCTACATTACTTTCATCTGCCTGATCCCGGAGTTCATGCGTGATGCGATGAAAGTCCCATTCTATTTCGGTGGTACATCACTGCTGATTGTGGTGGTTGTCATCATGGACTTTATGGCTCAAGTGCAAACTCTGATGATGTCCAGTCAGTACGAGTCTGCATTGAAGAAAGCAAACCTGAAAGGCTACGGCCGATAATCAGGCGCTTAAGAAGTTACGGAGAGTAAAAATGAAAGTTCGTGCTTCCGTCAAGAAATTATGTCGTAACTGCAAAATCGTCCGTCGTGATGGTGTCGTACGTGTGATTTGCAGCGCCGAGCCTAAGCATAAACAGCGTCAGGGCTAATATTTTTCTTGCAAAGTCGGGTTGAGCTGGCTAGATTAGCCAGCCAATCTTTTGTATGTCTATGCGTTTCCATTTGAGTATCCTGAAAACGGGCTTTTCGGCATGGGACGCATAAGTAATTTAATAGGAGTGCATAGTGGCCCGTATAGCAGGCATTAACATTCCTGATCATAAACATACTGTTATTGCATTAACTGCAATCTTCGGTATCGGCAAGACCCGTTCACAGGCTATCTGTGCAAATACGGGAATCGCTGAAAATGTTAAGATCAGTGAGCTGTCTGAAGAACAAATCGACATTCTGCGTGATGCAGTTGCAAAGTTTGTTGTTGAAGGCGATCTGCGTCGTGAAGTCACCCTGAGCATCAAGCGTCTTATGGACCTTGGCTGCTATCGTGGTTTACGTCATCGTCGTGGTCTTCCAGTGCGCGGTCAGCGTACCAAGACCAACGCACGTACCCGCAAGGGTCCGCGTAAACCGATCAAGAAATAATCGGGGTGATTGAATAATGGCAAAGGCACCAGTTCGTGCACGTAAGCGTGTAAGAAAGCAAGTCTCTGATGGCGTGGCTCATGTCCATGCGTCTTTTAACAACACCATCGTGACTATTACCGATCGTCAGGGTAACGCGTTGGGTTGGGCAACAGCCGGTGGTTCCGGTTTCCGTGGTTCTCGTAAGTCCACTCCGTTTGCAGCTCAGGTTGCTGCCGAGCGCTGTGCCGACGCCGTGAAAGAGTACGGTATTAAGAACCTGGAAGTTATGGTTAAGGGTCCAGGTCCAGGCCGCGAATCAACGATTCGTGCTCTGAACGCTGCTGGTTTCCGCATCACGAATATTACTGATGTGACTCCGATCCCTCACAACGGTTGTCGTCCGCCGAAAAAACGTCGCGTATAACGCCCGTTTTTTAGGAATGTTGGAGAAAGAAAATGGCAAGATATTTGGGTCCTAAGCTCAAGCTGAGCCGTCGCGAAGGTACCGACCTCTTTTTGAAGTCAGGCGTTCGCGCGATTGATACCAAGTGTAAGATTGAACAAGCTCCTGGTCAGCACGGTGCGCGTAAACCGCGTCTGTCTGATTACGGCGTACAGTTACGTGAAAAGCAGAAAGTTCGTCGTATGTACGGCGTGCTGGAGCGTCAGTTCCGTAACTATTATAAAGAAGCAGCACGTCTGAAAGGCAACACGGGTGAAAACCTGTTAGCTCTGCTGGAAGGTCGTCTGGATAACGTTGTTTACCGTATGGGCTTTGGCGCCACTCGTGCAGAAGCACGTCAGCTGGTTAGTCATAAATCTATCATGGTAAATGGTCGCGTTGTCAGCATCGCTTCTTATCAGGTAACTCCGAATGACGTTGTTA belongs to Erwinia pyri and includes:
- the rplP gene encoding 50S ribosomal protein L16, with protein sequence MLQPKRTKFRKVHKGRNRGLAQGTDVSFGTFGLKAVGRGRLTARQIEAARRAMTRAVKRQGKIWIRVFPDKPITEKPLEVRMGKGKGNVEYWVALIQPGKVLYEMDGVPEELAREAFKLAAAKLPIKTTFVTKTVME
- the rplX gene encoding 50S ribosomal protein L24, encoding MAAKIRRDDEVIVLTGKDKGKRGKVKNVLSSGKVIVEGINLVKKHQKPVPALNQPGGIVEKEAAIQVSNVALYNTATGKADRVGFRFEDGKKVRFFKSNSETIK
- the bfr gene encoding bacterioferritin — protein: MKGDIKIISHLNKLLGNELVAVNQYFLHARMFKNWGLIRLNDIEYHESIDEMKHADKYIERILFLEGIPNLQDLGRLRIGEDVEEMLKSDLQLELEGARDLREAIAHADKVHDYVSRDMMITILEDEEHHIDFLETELDLISKIGIQNYLQSQIKVEE
- the rplB gene encoding 50S ribosomal protein L2 — its product is MAVVKCKPTSPGRRHVVKVVNAELHKGKPFAPLVEKNSKSGGRNNNGRITTRHIGGGHKQAYRIIDFKRNKDGIPATVERLEYDPNRSANIALVLYKDGERRYILAPKGLKAGDQIQSGVDAAIKAGNTLPMRNIPVGSTVHNVEMKPGKGGQIARSAGAYVQIVAREGSYVTLRLRSGEMRKVEIDCRATLGEVGNAEHMLRVLGKAGAARWRGVRPTVRGTAMNPVDHPHGGGEGRNFGKHPVTPWGVQTKGKKTRSNKRTDKFIVRRRSK
- the rpsQ gene encoding 30S ribosomal protein S17, with the protein product MTDKIRTLQGRVTSDKMEKSMTVAIERFVKHPIYGKFIKRTTKLHVHDENNECGIGDVVEIRECRPLSKTKSWTLVRVIEKAIM
- the rplN gene encoding 50S ribosomal protein L14; this translates as MIQEQTMLTVADNSGARRVMCIKVLGGSHRRYAGVGDIIKITIKEAIPRGKVKKGDVLKAVVVRTRKGVRRPDGSVIRFDGNACVILNNNSEQPIGTRIFGPVTRELRTEKFMKIISLAPEVL
- the rplV gene encoding 50S ribosomal protein L22 — encoded protein: METIAKHRHARSSAQKVRLVADLVRGKNVSQALDILTYTNKKAAVLVKKVLESAIANAEHNDGADIDDLKVTKIFVDEGPSMKRIMPRAKGRADRILKRTSHITVVVSDR
- the rpsS gene encoding 30S ribosomal protein S19, translating into MPRSLKKGPFIDLHLLKKVEKAVESGDKKPLRTWSRRSTIFPNMIGLTIAVHNGRQHVPVFVSDEMVGHKLGEFAPTRTYRGHTADKKAKKR
- the rpmC gene encoding 50S ribosomal protein L29, with protein sequence MKATELREKSVEELNTELLNLLREQFNLRMQAASGQLQQSHLLKQVRRDVARVKTLLTEKAGA
- the rplD gene encoding 50S ribosomal protein L4, which codes for MELVLKDAQSALTVSETTFGRDFNEALVHQVVVAYAAGARQGTRAQKTRAEVTGSGKKPWRQKGTGRARAGSVKSPIWRSGGVSFAAKPQDHSQKVNKKMYRGALKSILSELVRQDRLIVVEQFSIEAPKTKLLVEKLKDMALEDVLIITGELEENLFLAARNLYKVDVRDAAGIDPVSLIAFDKVVMTADAVKQVEEMLA
- the rplW gene encoding 50S ribosomal protein L23, with the translated sequence MIREERLLKVLRAPHVSEKASAAMEKTNTIVLKVAKDATKAEIKAAVQKLFEVEVEVVNTLVVKGKVKRSGQRIGRRNDWKKAYVTLKEGQNLDFVGGAE
- the rpsC gene encoding 30S ribosomal protein S3, which gives rise to MGQKVHPNGIRLGIVKPWNSTWFANTKEFADNLDSDFKVRQFLTKELAKASVSRIVIERPAKSIRVTIHTARPGIVIGKKGEDVEKLRKVVADIAGVPAQINIAEVRKPELDAKLVADSITSQLERRVMFRRAMKRAVQNAMRLGAKGIKVEVSGRLGGAEIARTEWYREGRVPLHTLRADIDYNTSEAHTTYGVIGVKVWIFKGEILGGMAAVEQPEPAAQPKKQQRKSRK
- the rpsJ gene encoding 30S ribosomal protein S10; its protein translation is MQNQRIRIRLKAFDHRLIDQSTAEIVETAKRTGAQVRGPIPLPTRKERFTVLISPHVNKDARDQYEIRTHKRLVDIVEPTEKTVDALMRLDLAAGVDVQISLG
- the rplC gene encoding 50S ribosomal protein L3; this translates as MIGLVGKKVGMTRIFTEDGVSIPVTVIEIEANRVTQVKSLENDGYTAIQVTAGAKKANRVTKPEAGHFAKAGVEAGRGLWEFRTAEGAEFTVGQSINVDIFADVKKVDVTGTSKGKGFAGTVKRWNFRTQDATHGNSLSHRVPGSIGQNQTPGKVFKGKKMAGQLGNERVTVQSLDVVRVDAERNLLLVKGAVPGATGCDLIVKPAVKA